In the genome of Brassica oleracea var. oleracea cultivar TO1000 unplaced genomic scaffold, BOL UnpScaffold00877, whole genome shotgun sequence, the window GAATTGTAGCCACCAGTGACCGTGCTTGGGATCCTATAAATAAGTAACATATTGTTAGTATTATgactaatacaaatttatagTACTTTAGGATTCGTGGAGACACATCTTATAAAGTACAATGAGCTGTGTTGACTTGACGCAGGAAACATTGATGTGAACCATGTGCTTTGAATTCTTTTCTTAACTGTTAGATATGATTGGTAACGCTATTGAATtacagaaaacatatataaaatgaaataaacgaGATAATGACTGATGATTCACAAAAGTGTATGTTAACTATGTGATTGGCAACTTACAAACTAAAAGAGTATAAGgtaaaagtttaattaataGATATGGAGGAGTGTAGATGATTACCTTCCAGATTAATAAGCTTATATCGAATTGTCCACCTCGATACGAAGATCTAGGAGAAATTGCAGCTCCTATCGCGATTCTCCGGTTGGTTTGAACAAAACCGGAACACAACAAATTGTAGCAACCCGTCGATCGGTATGCATCGGACTGAAAAATCATCATCAATACCATTGTTAGCAAATGTTAATTCAATCAAACTTATTTACTTTAGCATAGTAAAACAAAAGTAATTAAACATTTACCGTCCAATAGGTAAAGAATCTTGGGTAAGTATCTCCGTATAGCTCAGGACTAATCTGTAATCAAATTGCCACATTAgtccataaaaaaaaactaataagaatcgcaatattatcattattatacTATGTTAATGACGTACTTGCCAACCGGCTTCGATGGTATTAAGATCGTGAGTGAACGAACCGGCGATAACCCAAATCTGAGAAAGACTGAACTCGTGTTGGCTAGCAACACGTGGCGACCATACGTTTATACTTGCTTTAGCTCCGTAGTATTGTCTCCCGGATACGTATCCCACCGCATGCTACAAAAatgtattcatttttattttttatattgaaaatcgAATTGTTTTTGGAGTTTGGATACAAGTGCGTGCAAAGAATTGCGTAAAAGCTGAACTTTGGTatcattatatatctttttctttatagGAAAGCTCTGACTTTTTGGTTGATTGTTAgcataacattaataaaatggTACTTACTTCGTGTCCGTTATTTGTGGAATCTCTCCTCACGCGCCTGATTTTCCGACCAAATCTCCGAACAGAACTTGCTCTTAGCATGTCTTGTTCCGTTGTTCTTCTTACCGGAATTGTGCCTTCCGGGCAAAACTCGCCGGATAAACTCCATAGTTGAGAATCTTCGTAGGATTTTTCATCTTTGATGTATCCTTTGGGGAGCTCAGGTGGATCCTAATGGAAGAAAAGTTGAATTCTTTACTGTCTTATGGTTTTTAAATGTGGAAAGACCCAAAGTAAATGGAGAAGTAGTTTACCATTGGTCTCTGTCCCTGTAAGAGAGGATGATCGAAAGCAGGTTGCTGATGAGACAAAACACAATCTATTGTATCTCCATCTGAGCTCTGCATAAACATAACACATagagagaagaaacagagtaaGAAAACAGAGTATCTGCaaggaattgttttttttttaaatcaactgaaaataGAGTTAACAAAGAGATCTTTCTAAATGCATTGATCATATTGACAAATTTGGAGAATATAGAAATTGCCTGAATGGTTTTGACGGCGGGCTTGTTGATTTTTTGGAGTTCTTGTCTAATCAGTTTCAGCTTCTGGAGCTCTTCTTGCGGCCTGAGAGTTTGATCGGCGGCGGTAGTATTTGAGGGAGAAGCGgtggagaaggaagaagagacaAGACATAGTAATAGAACCAATCTGAGGAAGCTAGAAGAAAACATGGTAATGGACTTGAATGAAACTTGGTGCGgactatgatgatgatgaaaacaTCTGATGTGctgttgttttcttcttctcgagTAATTCAAAAGACAACATTTAATAGGGTTCCTTATTGTTGTTGTTCGTCTCCTTGATGTTTCTGACACATCTCCCAACAAACACATTAAACACATAATCACTTTCTCTAAGAAACCCCAGAAGAACAGAAAACAATAAAGAATGattcaacaaaaaattattaggGTTGAGTGTTGCGAAAGTTTTGGGCATATGGGTACATAATGGTGATATTAATACAGGGTTTGTGATGGAatcaaaagtttattttatcaaGGGTTTTGCAAATTTTTAGAAACATTAATAAGTAAATGGATAAAAGAAGAGGTAGAGAGGGAGAGAAGAGAAgtaaactttatattatatgaGAATAGTCATTTATAGGGGAAACTTGGATTTGGTGTAATCATTCTTTGGTTTGAAGAAAGGGACCAGGGTTCAGATGAAATTGAGTACCTTTGAATTTGGGTTTCTTCAAACTTTGTTGCTTTCTGGTGTTACCCTCTCTTTCCCCATCTTTTATGTTTCTTAAACAGTTTATGtagtcgttaaaaaaaaaaacagtttatgTAGAATCCTGTAAAATTTACATTTATGTTCCATGTtacaattaagaaaatattagaaATCTAACATTTTTTATTCCACCGCAGTGTACTTCTGgaatattataatgtttatgaATTCTCAAAGCAAACAATCTAAgatgacttttttttattaagaagtGTTGAGTTTACGGTACGTAGTCTATTTATCCTTAATTAATCAGAGACTAAAGTATGCTTATAGATTCTCTCCAAGCTGGAAGAAGAATATACCACAAAACAATGAATTTGCCAAAtgttagccaaaaaaaaaacaatgaatttGCAGAAAACAAAGCGAGTTTAGTGATTCAAAAGTATTATAATACCATAGCTAGTACGCGTTGTGAAATTTAATTGTCGAGACTCGAGAGTGTCTATCCTTTGAAACATAATCATGTTGTCTCTCAAACTCGAGGGATTGATTTAACCAAGCATGCATACTTGAATCGTATGTATGTTGACCAAACATTATAAGATTCCAGCGACAATATTACAATTTTCTccgaatataaatatataacatctCGTTATAATGCAACTACAATGTATAACAATACATATactttattttaagataataatTATATGTGGGTCGTTCTAATGAAAGGGGGTCAATAGGTATTTAAGTGGGTGCGGTCCTCGTAGGGACACATATACATTGATGATCGTTTGTTAGGccatttattttcaattaatgggTCATCGCCTTCccattttttaaacaattttcagaaaatactataccatataattttttttggttttttttaaatcttttaccataatgtttctttttattgCTTTTAACTGAGTGTACAGGGTTGACCATATGGAAGCTTATGATTGATTTCAGTTTGGCATAACATGCATTATCGTAATAGTAGCCAAATTCAAGTtcacaattctcatttatatagGATGTTCGATTCCCACTCATAAAGCTTTTCACTCAGAGTAAATGATATACAAATCTACCCCATCTTCAACTAATTAGATATCTAGACATCCACAACTGATGAGTGATGATGATAAAACTAGATCATCTAGACACATGCAGTAGCGAAtccagaaaatattttgagtgggggcaaaaaaaaattatttgatactTTACATAAATGTGTTTTATATCTTTAGCATAGATaacatttagaagaaaaataaaataaataatacagctaaaagattttttttaactgaaagaagaaaaataatgaacccacaaacaaaataaaatgaaaaaaactggAACTATTTGTGAGAAACAAAATTTAACTGAACGAAGATAtctgctgacaaaaaaaaaggaaaagaacgtgtgaggagaaaaaaaaatgtaacacatgaaaaaaagaagaaggtaaaTGCACATATTAGTGGGGAAGGTAGGTTTTGAACCCAAACCTAGTGGGGGCAAAGAAGGATTTGGCCAACTAAGCTGCAGATAACTCACATTTTCTAATGCATAAACATTTATTTGTAACCTTTTGTGGGGGCAGCTGCCACCTTCCTAAGCTACCTCGATCCGCCCCTGGACACATGAAATGAACACTAATTTTGTTAACATACACATATTAAAACATTTGAATAATGCAACGAATCATGCAGACTGAGTCCTAATAACAGTTGAATTTGGATAATGCTATAAGAGGAGGAATTGAGGAAATGGGTTAACTTTTATCGTTATTAAACTTAAATGCATACTTATTTAGgtcaattttagtaaaaatgtgcttttaaaaatttgaaaatattttgcatGATTTCATGGAGTTGGTAATTCATACATCAATGCATTTCGGGTTTTCTACTATGATAGC includes:
- the LOC106320306 gene encoding uncharacterized protein LOC106320306, producing MCLMCLLGDVSETSRRRTTTIRNPIKCCLLNYSRRRKQQHIRCFHHHHSPHQVSFKSITMFSSSFLRLVLLLCLVSSSFSTASPSNTTAADQTLRPQEELQKLKLIRQELQKINKPAVKTIQSSDGDTIDCVLSHQQPAFDHPLLQGQRPMDPPELPKGYIKDEKSYEDSQLWSLSGEFCPEGTIPVRRTTEQDMLRASSVRRFGRKIRRVRRDSTNNGHEHAVGYVSGRQYYGAKASINVWSPRVASQHEFSLSQIWVIAGSFTHDLNTIEAGWQISPELYGDTYPRFFTYWTSDAYRSTGCYNLLCSGFVQTNRRIAIGAAISPRSSYRGGQFDISLLIWKDPKHGHWWLQFGSGTLVGYWPAFLFTHLKQHGSMVQFGGEIVNTRPGGSHTSTQMGSGHFAGEGFGKASYFRNLQVVDWDNTLLPVSNLKILADHPNCYDIRGGTNRVWGNYFYYGGPGKNPRCP